In Saccharothrix syringae, the following are encoded in one genomic region:
- a CDS encoding PEP-utilizing enzyme encodes MSTAEVPIDPPPGFWIREASHAPSPVTPLTRPFWRHREWLRVVAEEMGFLFDTLDVQEIGGWLYLRVVPLVDKVGPPPPASLTPELYRTIPEVRRRIRACVNAVETDVAGRLVRRWHDEWRGGLSARIDALRRVDLDALTDEGLAGHYGTALALGDDGCLIHFRLWGAVVVALGTFELTCRELLGWEPGRSTDLLVGGSTSSTEPARALEALAPEDYVRRYGHRALTYDLADPTLAELPDVLRDLARTRRRRDPAEADSAAEPLPASARAAVGGTRFEADFARARAAYPVREENEFLTISTPLALLRAAALEAGRRLVARNALDDPDDVFFLEVPDMLAALRGGTDPRAVAGRFRRERDWALAHPGPPSYGVPAPPPPLEALPEPVRRVNEAFRWALEQIAAPAGNVRTHARGSTTITGIPASPGRYGGPARVIRDDRDFAKLRPGDVIVCPVLPPVWSVLLGRAGALVTDRGGPLSHSAIIAREFRVPAVVATGDGTSRVHDGQAVVVDGSAGTVHLSTE; translated from the coding sequence ATGTCGACCGCGGAAGTGCCCATCGACCCGCCCCCTGGTTTCTGGATCAGGGAAGCAAGCCACGCCCCGTCCCCGGTAACGCCTCTGACCAGGCCGTTCTGGCGGCACCGGGAGTGGCTGCGGGTGGTGGCCGAGGAGATGGGGTTCCTGTTCGACACGCTGGACGTCCAGGAGATCGGCGGCTGGCTGTACCTGCGCGTGGTCCCGCTCGTGGACAAGGTCGGCCCGCCGCCGCCCGCCTCGTTGACGCCGGAGCTGTACCGGACGATCCCCGAAGTGCGGCGCCGGATCCGCGCCTGCGTCAACGCGGTGGAGACCGACGTGGCGGGCAGGCTCGTGCGCCGCTGGCACGACGAGTGGCGCGGCGGGCTGTCGGCGCGGATCGACGCCCTGCGCCGCGTCGACCTCGACGCCCTGACCGACGAGGGGCTCGCCGGGCACTACGGGACCGCGCTCGCGCTCGGCGACGACGGGTGCCTGATCCACTTCCGGTTGTGGGGCGCGGTGGTCGTGGCGCTCGGCACGTTCGAGCTCACCTGCCGCGAACTCCTCGGCTGGGAGCCCGGGCGCAGCACCGACCTGCTGGTGGGCGGCTCCACGAGCTCGACCGAGCCCGCGCGGGCACTGGAAGCCCTCGCGCCCGAGGACTACGTGCGGCGGTACGGACATCGGGCGCTGACCTACGACCTCGCCGACCCGACGCTCGCCGAGCTGCCGGATGTCCTGCGGGACCTCGCGCGCACTCGGCGGCGGCGCGATCCCGCCGAGGCGGACTCGGCCGCGGAACCGCTCCCGGCCTCCGCACGCGCGGCGGTCGGCGGCACGCGGTTCGAGGCGGACTTCGCCCGCGCCCGTGCGGCCTACCCGGTGCGCGAGGAGAACGAGTTCCTGACGATCAGCACACCGCTCGCGCTGCTCCGCGCCGCGGCGCTGGAAGCCGGTCGTCGGCTCGTCGCGCGGAACGCGCTCGACGACCCCGACGACGTCTTCTTCCTGGAAGTGCCGGACATGCTCGCCGCGTTGCGCGGTGGGACCGACCCACGGGCTGTCGCCGGGCGGTTCCGCCGTGAGCGGGACTGGGCGTTGGCCCACCCGGGTCCCCCGAGCTACGGCGTTCCGGCGCCCCCACCACCGCTGGAGGCGTTGCCCGAGCCCGTTCGACGCGTGAACGAGGCGTTCCGGTGGGCCCTGGAGCAGATCGCCGCGCCCGCCGGCAACGTCCGCACCCACGCGCGCGGGAGCACGACGATCACCGGGATCCCGGCGTCGCCGGGCCGTTACGGCGGTCCGGCGCGGGTGATCCGCGACGACCGGGACTTCGCGAAGCTGCGCCCCGGCGACGTCATCGTGTGCCCGGTGCTCCCGCCGGTCTGGTCGGTCCTGCTCGGCCGCGCGGGCGCGCTCGTCACCGACCGGGGCGGACCGCTGTCCCACTCCGCGATCATCGCCCGCGAATTCCGGGTTCCCGCGGTCGTCGCGACCGGTGACGGGACCAGCCGAGTGCACGACGGCCAGGCCGTCGTCGTGGACGGCTCCGCCGGAACCGTCCACCTGTCCACCGAGTAG
- a CDS encoding ATP-binding protein, producing the protein MGALIGRRREVVAFEEVLAEVASGVGRVVAVAGEPGVGKSRLAGEFLARAEERGFRRLCGTACAYQSDLSYAPVVEALRPLVREAAADGPPDLARLFGGLPWSAPRSGDAALERTRLFEAIASLVAGAAERRPVAMLVDDLHWADPSSVDVLHYLGRAIARTSCLLVLTYRPSEAGAGVRAALASLRRGEWVVDLPLRPLGPEGVAAMVAELLGDSPPAPVVDLLADRTRGVPLFVRELVRALRGSGRLFRSAGRWVLGPDAVDAVPASVVELLRDRVDGLDSADRAVLEAVGVCADVATLDVLAGVCADVPEVADRLASLRLAGLVVEELVDGEVLYRAAHPLLAEAVYARLPPSVRQARHAAAADAIVRRGHVDASRLAHHVGRAGAAVEPARALEVLARGAEHAAARRAGTEGVQHARSALALAGRLGRDDLVPWLLTLLAESASFAGRAEEAAAAWWDAATRAADPRERSHRLLRLAQVETDAGRLTEARDHLAQAVEALRGLDATGLRVDIAQVALVLHTRRDELPAVAAEVAELERVAARSGNRRASALARYGRLELTGYGTGTVDESEVDEAIAAVAADGGAGFATTLQLISLGTALGRGEHAAVARRVDLAVEQARAADLPMLEVLPTAFCGVAQFQAGSWDSALALADKALALGHRFGVPRGISLALAARAMVLVHRGDVDDAETCLTEASANYRDRRLGRLIDVIAAQVALARRDLAGATALVPRTGPYALPVLHLGVRGELAVLARDHDEVGRVAADLRALGFPYAAAVADRLRGLAAGPDGVGLLTKAATALEELGLPFDAAACRLDRAAASAKTDPAAAVAFANRALATFDDLDAAPKSAEARRLLRDLGVRPKPKDRPAGELSAREAEVAWLVAQGLSNAAVARRLFLSPRTVTTHLEKIYRRLGLRSRRELARYVAERAADTQSRRAGT; encoded by the coding sequence GTGGGTGCTCTGATCGGCCGTCGGCGTGAGGTGGTGGCCTTCGAGGAGGTGCTGGCCGAGGTCGCGAGCGGCGTCGGGCGGGTCGTCGCGGTGGCCGGTGAGCCCGGGGTCGGGAAGTCGCGGCTGGCCGGCGAGTTCCTGGCCAGGGCGGAGGAGCGCGGGTTCCGCCGGCTGTGCGGCACGGCGTGCGCCTACCAGTCGGACCTGTCCTACGCGCCGGTCGTGGAGGCGTTGCGCCCGCTGGTCCGCGAGGCCGCTGCCGACGGGCCGCCGGACCTCGCCCGGCTGTTCGGGGGTTTGCCCTGGTCGGCGCCCCGGTCGGGGGACGCCGCGCTGGAGCGCACCCGCCTGTTCGAGGCGATCGCTTCGCTGGTGGCCGGTGCGGCGGAACGCCGGCCGGTCGCGATGCTCGTGGACGACCTGCACTGGGCCGATCCGAGCTCGGTCGACGTGCTGCACTACCTGGGCCGCGCGATCGCGCGCACGTCGTGCCTGCTGGTGCTGACCTACCGCCCGAGCGAGGCGGGCGCCGGCGTGCGGGCGGCGCTGGCGTCCTTGCGGCGTGGCGAGTGGGTGGTGGACCTCCCGCTGCGGCCGCTGGGTCCGGAGGGCGTGGCCGCCATGGTGGCCGAGTTGCTCGGCGACTCGCCGCCGGCGCCGGTGGTGGACCTGCTGGCGGACAGGACCCGCGGCGTGCCGCTGTTCGTGCGGGAGTTGGTGCGGGCGTTGCGCGGGAGCGGACGTTTGTTCCGCAGCGCGGGCCGCTGGGTGCTGGGGCCGGACGCGGTGGACGCGGTGCCGGCGAGCGTCGTGGAGTTGTTGCGGGACCGGGTGGACGGCCTGGACTCGGCGGACCGGGCGGTGCTGGAGGCGGTCGGCGTCTGCGCGGACGTCGCGACCCTCGACGTCCTCGCCGGGGTGTGCGCGGACGTGCCCGAGGTGGCCGACCGGTTGGCGAGCCTGCGCCTGGCCGGCTTGGTGGTGGAGGAACTCGTCGACGGTGAAGTGCTGTACCGGGCTGCCCACCCGCTGCTGGCCGAGGCGGTGTACGCCCGCCTCCCGCCCTCCGTGCGCCAGGCACGTCACGCGGCCGCGGCCGACGCGATCGTCCGGCGAGGGCACGTGGACGCGAGCCGTCTCGCCCACCACGTCGGCAGAGCGGGTGCCGCCGTCGAACCGGCACGGGCGTTGGAAGTCCTCGCGAGGGGCGCGGAACACGCGGCGGCCCGGCGGGCGGGCACCGAGGGCGTCCAGCACGCGCGGAGCGCGCTGGCACTGGCCGGTCGCCTCGGCCGTGACGACCTCGTGCCGTGGCTGCTGACCTTGCTCGCCGAGTCCGCGTCGTTCGCGGGTCGCGCCGAGGAGGCCGCCGCGGCCTGGTGGGACGCGGCGACCCGCGCGGCCGACCCGCGCGAGCGGTCCCACCGCCTCCTGCGGCTCGCCCAGGTCGAGACGGACGCCGGGCGGTTGACCGAGGCCCGGGACCACCTGGCCCAGGCCGTGGAAGCGCTGCGTGGTCTCGACGCGACCGGGCTGAGGGTCGACATCGCGCAGGTCGCCCTGGTGCTGCACACCCGCCGGGACGAGTTGCCCGCGGTCGCCGCCGAGGTCGCCGAGCTGGAGCGGGTCGCGGCGCGTTCGGGGAACCGGAGGGCGTCCGCCCTCGCCCGCTACGGCAGGCTGGAGCTCACCGGGTACGGCACCGGAACCGTGGACGAGTCCGAAGTGGACGAGGCGATCGCCGCGGTCGCCGCCGACGGCGGTGCCGGGTTCGCCACCACGTTGCAGCTGATCTCGCTCGGCACCGCGCTCGGGCGCGGCGAGCACGCCGCCGTCGCGCGGCGGGTCGACCTGGCCGTCGAGCAGGCGCGGGCGGCGGACCTGCCGATGCTGGAGGTGCTGCCGACGGCGTTCTGCGGTGTCGCGCAGTTCCAAGCCGGCTCGTGGGACAGCGCGCTCGCCCTGGCCGACAAGGCGTTGGCCCTGGGGCACAGGTTCGGCGTCCCACGCGGGATCTCACTGGCGCTGGCCGCTCGGGCGATGGTGCTGGTGCACCGCGGTGACGTCGACGACGCCGAGACGTGCCTGACCGAGGCGTCCGCGAACTACCGCGACCGGCGGCTCGGGCGGTTGATCGACGTGATCGCCGCGCAGGTCGCGCTGGCTCGCCGCGACCTGGCCGGCGCGACCGCGCTCGTGCCGCGGACCGGGCCGTACGCGCTCCCGGTCCTGCACCTGGGAGTCCGGGGCGAGCTGGCCGTGCTGGCGCGGGACCACGACGAGGTGGGCAGGGTGGCCGCGGACCTCCGCGCCCTGGGGTTCCCGTACGCCGCGGCCGTCGCCGACCGGTTGCGCGGCCTGGCCGCGGGTCCGGACGGCGTCGGTCTCCTCACGAAGGCGGCGACCGCGCTCGAAGAGCTGGGGTTGCCGTTCGACGCGGCTGCCTGCCGGTTGGACCGGGCGGCCGCGTCGGCGAAGACCGACCCGGCCGCCGCCGTCGCGTTCGCGAACCGCGCGCTGGCGACCTTCGACGACCTCGACGCCGCGCCGAAGTCCGCCGAGGCCCGGAGGTTGTTGCGCGACCTGGGCGTGCGGCCGAAGCCCAAGGACCGGCCTGCCGGCGAGCTGAGCGCACGTGAGGCCGAGGTCGCCTGGCTGGTGGCGCAGGGCCTGTCCAACGCCGCGGTGGCCCGGCGGCTGTTCCTCAGCCCGCGCACGGTGACCACGCACCTGGAGAAGATCTACCGGCGGCTCGGCCTGAGGTCACGCCGGGAGCTCGCCCGGTACGTCGCCGAACGGGCCGCCGATACGCAATCCCGCCGTGCCGGTACGTAG
- a CDS encoding phosphate signaling complex PhoU family protein: MRDAFRHRQDVLVLQLARMCDLAGLALRRATRALLDNDPTLAHRVVADDPVLDRARDNAQHDAHVLLSARTPVGGDLGLVLSVLRGAEDAERMGDLAHHIAACVLRRHPRPVLPNLLHNRFAQMGNLAVRMAGTAAHLVREPDPVLGTALAHADDEIDALHRSLFPVLSYQGWSHGVPAAVDAVLLSRNYERFADHAVTIAHRGTTAPAGTTGEHTGTTSPAAADRTGPGAVPDTSPTCGTNVVTTQR, translated from the coding sequence ATGCGCGACGCTTTCCGCCACAGGCAGGACGTGCTGGTGCTGCAACTGGCCCGCATGTGCGACCTCGCCGGACTCGCGCTGCGTCGCGCCACCCGGGCCCTGCTGGACAACGACCCGACCTTGGCGCACCGGGTCGTCGCCGACGACCCGGTCCTCGACCGGGCACGCGACAACGCCCAGCACGACGCGCACGTCCTGCTCTCCGCCCGGACCCCGGTCGGCGGCGACCTGGGGTTGGTGCTGTCGGTGCTGCGCGGCGCCGAGGACGCCGAGCGCATGGGCGACCTCGCACACCACATCGCCGCCTGCGTGCTGCGCCGACACCCACGCCCCGTGCTCCCGAACCTGCTGCACAACAGGTTCGCGCAGATGGGCAACCTCGCGGTCCGCATGGCGGGGACCGCGGCACACCTCGTGCGCGAACCGGATCCCGTGCTCGGCACCGCCCTGGCCCACGCCGACGACGAGATCGACGCGCTGCACCGGTCCCTGTTCCCGGTGCTGTCCTACCAGGGGTGGTCCCACGGTGTCCCCGCCGCGGTCGACGCCGTGCTCCTGAGCCGGAACTACGAGCGCTTCGCCGATCACGCCGTCACGATCGCCCACCGCGGCACCACGGCACCCGCCGGGACCACCGGTGAGCACACCGGTACGACCAGCCCCGCCGCAGCCGACCGGACGGGCCCCGGCGCGGTTCCCGACACTTCTCCGACCTGCGGCACGAACGTCGTCACCACGCAGCGGTGA
- a CDS encoding IS5 family transposase (programmed frameshift): MFDREEGESPPWLVPDDLWERIEPLLPVVPRRTRNPGRKRVPDRQVPHTGIRWEFPPQEPGFGSGMTCRRRLRDRNEAGARSWPHEVLLAELHSAGRPDRDRAVIDSSHVRAARRGPQGGPGPVDRARPGSMHHVPTDGGGIPLSVLPTGGDRNDVIGLEPLLDAVPDVRGQRRRPRRRPKALYADRGYDHDEYRRRPRARGITPRIARRGEPHGPGPGTVRWVLERTIAWYHGMKRLRIHRERRDDIHEALPGLATRTICHRHVRRLRQDQLTRR; the protein is encoded by the exons ATGTTCGATCGTGAGGAGGGCGAGTCGCCGCCGTGGCTCGTCCCCGACGATCTGTGGGAGCGGATCGAGCCGTTGTTGCCGGTGGTGCCGCGCAGGACCCGCAACCCGGGCCGGAAGCGGGTGCCGGACCGGCAGGTGCCGCACACCGGCATCCGGTGGGAGTTCCCGCCGCAGGAGCCGGGCTTCGGTTCGGGGATGACCTGCCGGCGGCGGCTGCGTGACCGGAACGAGGCCGGTGCGCGGTCGTGGCCGCACGAGGTGCTGCTCGCGGAGTTGCACTCGGCGGGCAGGCCGGACCGGGACCGCGCCGTCATCGACTCCTCGCACGTCCGGGCCGCGCGACGCGGCCCGCAGG GCGGGCCGGGTCCGGTCGACCGCGCCCGACCCGGCTCCATGCACCACGTCCCGACCGACGGCGGCGGCATCCCCCTGTCCGTCCTGCCGACCGGCGGCGACCGCAACGACGTCATCGGTCTGGAACCGCTGCTGGACGCGGTGCCCGACGTGCGCGGCCAACGCCGACGTCCACGCCGCCGTCCCAAGGCCCTCTACGCCGACCGCGGCTACGACCACGACGAGTACCGCCGGCGCCCGCGCGCCAGGGGGATCACCCCTCGGATCGCCCGCCGAGGCGAACCCCACGGCCCCGGCCCGGGCACCGTCAGGTGGGTGCTGGAGCGCACGATCGCCTGGTACCACGGCATGAAGCGCCTGCGCATCCACCGGGAACGCCGCGACGACATCCACGAAGCCCTACCCGGCCTCGCCACCCGCACCATCTGCCACCGACACGTCCGACGACTTCGTCAGGACCAGTTAACGCGGCGATAG
- the kdpF gene encoding K(+)-transporting ATPase subunit F: protein MSGTGVVANAVGGVLALLLIGYLFVALIRPEKF from the coding sequence GTGAGCGGTACGGGGGTGGTGGCCAACGCCGTCGGTGGCGTGTTGGCCCTGCTGTTGATCGGGTACCTGTTCGTCGCGCTGATCCGTCCGGAGAAGTTCTGA
- the kdpA gene encoding potassium-transporting ATPase subunit KdpA has protein sequence MSSTAAGLLQVGLLIAALAVVYRPFGDYMARVYTDTGHLGVERAVYRVARVDPDSEQRWGTYAWGVLGFSFVGVVLLYVLQRVQSLLPWDFGRGNVSPGMAFNTAVSFVTNTNWQSYVPETVLGHTVQMVGLTVQNFASGAVGMAVAVALVRGFVRYRTDRLGNFWVDLTRGVVRVLLPVAFVFAVVLVATGVVMSLKSGVDVDGRTVATAPVASQEAIKELGTNGGGVLNANSAHPFENPNAWSNLIEVFLILVIPVSLTRTFGTMVGERRQGYVLLGVMGALWSAVLAVIWAAEAHGLRPLEGKELRFGIPGSALFANSTTGTSTGAVNSTHDSFTGLGGGGALLNMLFGEMTPGGVGTGLYGILVMAVIAMFLAGLMVGRTPEYLGKKLGRREVTAAAVSVLAMPTVLLTGAGVAAILPSTAGALNNPGEHGLSEILYAYASASNNNGSAFAGITVTSDWFQSSLGVCMALGRFVPIVAVLCLAGSLAAQRKVPVTAGTLPTTGPLFATLLGGAIVLVAALTFVPALALGPIAEALL, from the coding sequence ATGTCCTCCACCGCGGCCGGCTTGCTCCAGGTCGGCCTGCTGATCGCCGCCCTGGCCGTGGTGTACCGGCCTTTCGGCGACTACATGGCGCGTGTCTACACCGACACCGGGCACCTCGGCGTCGAACGCGCGGTCTACCGGGTCGCGCGCGTCGACCCGGACTCCGAGCAGCGCTGGGGCACCTACGCGTGGGGGGTGCTCGGGTTCTCCTTCGTCGGCGTGGTCCTGCTCTACGTGCTCCAGCGCGTGCAGTCGTTGCTGCCGTGGGACTTCGGCCGCGGGAACGTGTCGCCGGGGATGGCGTTCAACACGGCGGTCAGCTTCGTGACCAACACCAACTGGCAGTCCTACGTGCCCGAGACCGTCCTGGGCCACACCGTGCAGATGGTGGGCCTGACGGTGCAGAACTTCGCGTCCGGCGCGGTGGGCATGGCGGTGGCGGTCGCGCTGGTGCGCGGGTTCGTGCGGTACCGGACCGACCGGCTGGGCAACTTCTGGGTGGACCTGACCCGTGGTGTCGTGCGCGTCCTGTTGCCGGTGGCGTTCGTGTTCGCCGTCGTGCTGGTCGCCACCGGTGTGGTGATGAGCCTGAAGTCCGGTGTGGACGTCGACGGGCGGACCGTGGCGACCGCGCCGGTGGCGAGCCAGGAGGCGATCAAGGAGTTGGGCACCAACGGCGGCGGGGTGCTCAACGCCAACTCCGCCCACCCGTTCGAGAACCCCAACGCCTGGTCCAACCTGATCGAGGTCTTCCTGATCCTGGTCATCCCCGTCAGCCTCACCCGCACCTTCGGCACGATGGTGGGCGAGCGCAGGCAGGGCTACGTGCTGCTGGGAGTGATGGGTGCGCTGTGGTCGGCGGTGCTCGCCGTGATCTGGGCCGCCGAGGCGCACGGCCTGCGCCCCCTGGAGGGCAAGGAACTCAGGTTCGGCATCCCCGGCAGCGCGCTGTTCGCCAACTCGACCACCGGGACCTCGACCGGCGCGGTGAACTCGACGCACGACAGCTTCACCGGCCTGGGCGGCGGGGGAGCGCTGCTGAACATGCTGTTCGGCGAGATGACACCGGGCGGTGTGGGCACCGGCCTGTACGGCATCCTGGTGATGGCCGTGATCGCGATGTTCCTGGCCGGGCTGATGGTCGGCCGCACGCCGGAGTACCTGGGCAAGAAGCTCGGCCGGCGCGAGGTGACGGCGGCGGCGGTGTCGGTCCTGGCCATGCCGACGGTGCTGTTGACCGGTGCCGGTGTCGCCGCGATCCTGCCGTCGACCGCCGGCGCGCTGAACAACCCGGGGGAGCACGGCCTGTCGGAGATCCTCTACGCCTACGCCTCGGCGTCGAACAACAATGGCAGTGCGTTCGCCGGCATCACCGTGACCAGCGACTGGTTCCAGTCCTCGCTGGGCGTGTGCATGGCGCTGGGCCGGTTCGTGCCGATCGTCGCGGTGCTGTGCCTGGCCGGTTCGCTGGCCGCGCAGCGCAAGGTGCCGGTCACGGCGGGCACGCTGCCGACCACCGGTCCGCTGTTCGCGACCCTGCTCGGCGGGGCGATCGTGCTCGTCGCCGCGCTGACCTTCGTCCCCGCCCTCGCCCTCGGTCCCATCGCGGAGGCCCTGCTGTGA